Part of the Fibrobacterota bacterium genome, CGTCAAGCCCGAGCTTTGCCATTTCCATCTCGGGACCTGCCGCGAGCCGGCCTGGGGCGAAAAGCATTGCATGATCGAGCATACCGTGTACCTGGCCAATTCCTCCGGCCTCAAGGTGGGGATCACACGTTCCCATCAGATGCGCACGCGCTGGATGGACCAAGGCGCGGTGCAGGCGCTTCCCATCGTCCGCGTGAAAAACCGGCTCGATTCGGGCCGGGTGGAATCGACCCTGAGCCGCCTGGTGCCGGATAAGACCAATTGGCGCGCCATGCTGAAAGGCAATTCGGAACGCGTCGATCTGAAGGCGGAGCGCGACAAGCTCTTCGCATCGTGGGGGGCCGATCTTCCGGGCGAGCGGTTGTTCGAAGAGGAATACGCCTTCGTTTATCCTGTCTTGGCATTTCCCGCCAAGCCGGCCTCGCTCAACCTGGACAAGCAGCCCGAGGTTTCCGGGGAATTGCAAGGGATCAAAGGGCAGTACCTGATCCTCAGCACCGGCGTCATCAATATGCGCAAGTACGGCGGATACGAGTTGGAATGGGAATGGGACGCTTCAGCCGCGCCGGCCGGGGGAAACCCGGCAGCGGCGGTTGCGAAAGCCGAAACCGCGCTGGTCTCCCCGGCGGGACTCATCCCCGTCGCCAAGGATCCCGCCCAGACTTCCCTATTCTAGTCCTGCCTACCATAAGCCTGCCTCGCTTTTCAAGAGCTTCCTGAAAAACCGTCCCGCTTCCCGTCTTTCCTTACGCCGCGGTTTCCGAATCGGGGTAAAATTCCGATTGCGCCCGCCACGAGGCCGCCGTACCTTTGAAGTTACCCCCCCTCTGGGGAGCCTGCGACAGCGACACAAAAACCATTCGGAGGACCCTATGCGAACCGCCTTGCTCCGGTATTGCCTTCCCGTGACCTTGGTTTTCCCCGCCCTTTCCCTAGCTTCCCTCGGATATGCCCTAAAGCATGATGCCGATCTCTATCGGACCGAAACCCTGGAGCCTCCGCCCTTGGCCTCCTTGGAAGCCGGGCAATCTGTGCGCATGCTGCATCCCGGCGCCGCCCAATCCCTCGTGGAGACCGTGGGCGGATTGAAAGGCTGGGTCCGCAACGGGGACTTGTTGGCGCTGGCGCCGGCGGGCGCGCAAAAGCATGAATTACCGAATCAGAAGGTGACCGGCGCGGGCGATGTGAACGTCAGCCCTTGGGTCAATAACGGGGCGGTGGACGCGGACATGGCCGTGGCCCCGGACCGCGCCTTCGCGGCGGAAATCATCGAGACGCTGGATAAAGAGCAGGTCGAAATGCGCCACGACGAGAATTGACCGAGCGCTCCTCGTCCTGCCGGCGGCCCAAGGCATCGACCTCGGGCCCGCCATGGGCGGTGGAGGTCGATGGTACGCCGGCCGCCGCGGGCCGGGCCCCGATGGCGACCGTCATCCCGTATTCGAAAGCCCCCAGATCGGGGGCCGAGCCCGCGAAGGGCAATCCCACGTCCTTACCCTTGCCGATTAAATGGCTGTTTGCCGACAACTTCAGGAAAGAGACGTCCGGGAGGCTGCCGTCCGGTTTGCGCGGGCCGAACACGCCGGCCGTATCCACGCTCTGGAAGTCCGATGCCGCCACGGTCAATCCGGAAATGTCCCAGGAGTTGAAGGCCGCATCGGCCCCGGTCGCGCTCGCCGTGGCGGTGCCTTGGAAAGCGACGTTGTTCCGGTAGATGCCCATCCCCGCGTCCGCGGCCTTGGCCAGGTCGTAGCCGAGCATGTTGAAGGCGACGCCGTGATTGGCGTACGCGGTATTGTTGTAATAGAAGTTGTCCACGGGTTGATGATTCTGATAGAAGCCCGCGGCCTTGTTCAGGAAGGAGATGCAGCGGCGTATGGTATGTTGCGGGATGGGATCGGGGTACTTCGCGGGAGGATTGCCCCATCCCCCGATCTTGAAACCGTTCCCGTTCCCGTCCGGCGCCGAGGTGGTGGTGCCGGGCTTATAGCCGTTGAGCGCGTTCCAACTATCCTCGATCATCACCGCCACGCCTTGGTTGATGCAGTCGAAACCGTCGTCGGAATTCCACCA contains:
- a CDS encoding DUF2797 domain-containing protein encodes the protein MRTYPESPVRYELPIGDSALRLNDVIGKPVRFRHTGRIFCVNCGNLTKTSFSQGYCFKCMQTLAQCDMCIVKPELCHFHLGTCREPAWGEKHCMIEHTVYLANSSGLKVGITRSHQMRTRWMDQGAVQALPIVRVKNRLDSGRVESTLSRLVPDKTNWRAMLKGNSERVDLKAERDKLFASWGADLPGERLFEEEYAFVYPVLAFPAKPASLNLDKQPEVSGELQGIKGQYLILSTGVINMRKYGGYELEWEWDASAAPAGGNPAAAVAKAETALVSPAGLIPVAKDPAQTSLF
- a CDS encoding DUF4990 domain-containing protein; its protein translation is MMVKSIASGLFAGALVLGAGRAGAAVYYVAVAGDDSAAGTLEKPFASMQRAQDAASPGDTVFLRGGTYKIGKTPAANSGIHLTKSGTSETKRICYWAYRAEKPVLDFSAAQLDPTVTGAGIWIEGGNWLYLKGLEIRNVPMTGKRSCNGIWGNPTSNTIFENLDIHHNAGAGLFLAYGNGGNLILNCDAHHNYDEFSDQGNGQNADGFGVHYQKSGPPTILRGCRAWWNSDDGFDCINQGVAVMIEDSWNALNGYKPGTTTSAPDGNGNGFKIGGWGNPPAKYPDPIPQHTIRRCISFLNKAAGFYQNHQPVDNFYYNNTAYANHGVAFNMLGYDLAKAADAGMGIYRNNVAFQGTATASATGADAAFNSWDISGLTVAASDFQSVDTAGVFGPRKPDGSLPDVSFLKLSANSHLIGKGKDVGLPFAGSAPDLGAFEYGMTVAIGARPAAAGVPSTSTAHGGPEVDALGRRQDEERSVNSRRGAFRPALYPASR